Proteins encoded in a region of the Tachyglossus aculeatus isolate mTacAcu1 chromosome 11, mTacAcu1.pri, whole genome shotgun sequence genome:
- the PSMB3 gene encoding proteasome subunit beta type-3 → MSIMSYNGGAVMAMKGKNCVAIAADRRFGIQAQMVTTDFQKIFPMGDRLYIGLAGLATDVQTVAQRLKFRLNLYELKEGRPIKPHTLMSMVANLLYEKRFGPYYTEPVIAGLDPITFEPFICSLDLIGCPMVTDDFVVSGTCAEQMYGMCESLWEPDMEPEHLFETISQAMLNAVDRDAVSGMGVIVHVIEKNKITTRTLKARMD, encoded by the exons TCGATTATGTCGTACAACGGGGGGGCCGTCATGGCCATGAAAGGCAAGAACTGCGTGGCCATCGCGGCCGACCGACGCTTCGGGATCCAGGCCCAGATGGTGACCACGGACTTCCAGAAGATCTTCCCCATGGGTGACCGCTTATACATCGGCCTGGCCGGGCTCGCCACCGACGTCCAGACAGT AGCCCAGCGCCTCAAGTTCCGGCTGAACCTGTACGAGCTGAAGGAAGGGCGGCCCATCAAGCCCCACACGCTCATGAGCATGGTCGCCAACCTCCTCTACGAGAAGCG CTTCGGCCCCTACTACACCGAGCCGGTCATCGCGGGCCTGGACCCCATTACCTTCGAGCCCTTCATCTGCTCCCTGGACCTCATCGGCTGCCCCATGGTGACCGACGACTTCGTGGTCAGCGGCACCTGCGCCGAGCAGATGTACGGGATGTGCGAGTCGCTGTGGGAGCCCGACATG GAGCCCGAGCACCTGTTCGAAACcatctcccaggccatgctgaacGCCGTGGACCGGGACGCCGTGTCGGGCATGGGCGTCATCGTGCACGTCAT CGAGAAGAACAAAATCACCACCCGGACCCTCAAGGCGAGGATGGACTAG
- the PIP4K2B gene encoding phosphatidylinositol 5-phosphate 4-kinase type-2 beta isoform X1: MVFRNLRERFGIDDQDYQNSVTRSAPVNSDSQGRCGARFLTTYDRRFVVKAVSSEDVAEMHNILKKYHQFIVECHGNTLLPQFLGMYRLTVDGVETYMVVTRNVFSHRLTVHRKYDLKGSTVSREASDKEKAKELPTFKDNDFLNEGQKLHVGEDSKKNFLEKLKRDVEFLAQLKIMDYSLLVGIHDVDRAEQEEMEVEERAAEEEECENDGGAGALLCSYGTPPDSPGNLLNFPRFFGPGEFDPAVDVYAMKSHDNAPKKEVYFMAIIDILTPYDAKKKAAHAAKTVKHGAGAEISTVNPEQYSKRFNEFMSNILT, encoded by the exons AACTCGGTGACCCGCAGCGCGCCCGTGAACAGCGACAGCCAGGGCCGCTGCGGGGCCCGCTTCCTCACCACCTACGACCGGCGCTTCGTCGTCAAGGCCGTGTCCAGCGAGGACGTGGCCGAGATGCACAACatcctcaagaaataccaccag TTCATCGTGGAGTGCCACGGGAACACCCTCCTGCCCCAGTTTCTGGGCATGTACCGCCTGACGGTGGACGGCGTCGAGACCTACATGGTGGTCACCAGGAACGTCTTCAGCCACCGGTTGACCGTCCATCGGAAGTACGACCTCAAG GGTTCAACCGTCTCCAGGGAAGCCAGCGACAAGGAGAAG GCCAAAGAGTTGCCCACATTCAAGGACAACGACTTCCTGAACGAAGGACAGAAGTTACACGTCGGGGAGGACAGTAAAAAGAATTTCCTGGAGAAGCTGAAACGGGATGTGGAG TTCCTGGCCCAGCTGAAGATCATGGACTACAGCCTGCTGGTGGGCATCCACGACGTGGACCGGGCGgagcaggaggagatggaggtggaggagcgggcggcggaggaggaggagtgcgAGAACGACGGCGGCGCGGGCGCCCTGCTCTGCTCCTACGGGACGCCCCCCGACAGCCCCGGGAACCTCCTCAACTTCCCCCGCTTCTTCGGGCCCGGCGAGTTCGACCCGGCCGTGGACGTCTACGCCATGAAGAGCCACGACA ACGCCCCCAAGAAGGAAGTCTACTTCATGGCCATCATCGACATCCTCACGCCGTACGACGCCAAGAAGAAGGCCGCCCACGCTGCCAAAACGGTGAAACACGGA GCCGGGGCGGAGATCTCCACGGTGAACCCCGAGCAGTACTCCAAGCGCTTCAACGAGTTCATGTCCAACATCCTGACAtaa